One window from the genome of Cryptomeria japonica chromosome 6, Sugi_1.0, whole genome shotgun sequence encodes:
- the LOC131077515 gene encoding laccase-5 isoform X1 — MAGVSLVLKLLCFLCLVFVAPWTASAALVQQKFIIGTQTVTRVCNTQTIVTVNGQYPGPTITVHEGDNLIIEVDNNCPYNITLHWHGVKQFQSGWADGPAYVTQCPIIPGNKYTYNFTITGQEGTLWWHAHITYLRATVHGALIVLPRIGNEYPFPKPEAEFPLIIGEWWNANVEDVLADAVRRGAVPNDSNAYTINSQPGDFYPCSANDTSKILVEAGKSYLLRIVNCAMVISYFFKIAQHTMTVVAVDSVYTKPYTTDVLVVYPGNTIDVLITADQKSGLYYIAIRAYSSEPSGTGFLNTTTTAILQYTDSSNSLVPVLPSLPAFNDTALPFNFKASLRTLKPLVPQTVDEEMFITEGVGVVSCPNNSCAGFNGGRVVGSFNNISFVRPDIALLQAYFYGINGVFTRDFPGNPPLAFDYTGNVSKSLWQPQLATKVKVLQFNSTVQIVFQNTAIVNIEEHPIHLHGHNFYLVGQGFGNYNPQTDPATFNLVDPVMLNTFGVPTGGWAAIRFTANNPGVWLMHCHFESHSEFGFDMVFLTLDGPGCSVKVPPPPADLPKC; from the exons ATGGCAGGGGTCTCGTTAGTGCTGAAactattgtgttttctttgtttagTTTTTGTTGCACCATGGACAGCTTCTGCAGCCCTTGTCCAACAGAAATTCATT ATTGGAACACAGACTGTAACTAGAGTGTGTAACACCCAGACGATTGTAACAGTGAATGGACAGTACCCTGGCCCAACCATAACCGTTCATGAAGGAGATAATCTTATCATCGAAGTGGATAATAACTGTCCATACAATATTACATTGCATTG GCATGGAGTAAAGCAGTTTCAATCCGGGTGGGCAGATGGACCGGCCTACGTAACACAGTGTCCCATTATTCCTGGGAATAAATATACCTACAATTTTACTATCACGGGACAAGAAGGGACACTGTGGTGGCATGCACATATCACATATCTGAGAGCTACTGTGCATGGGGCATTGATTGTTTTGCCTCGCATTGGAAATGAGTATCCATTTCCCAAACCAGAAGCTGAGTTTCCTCTTATTATTG GCGAATGGTGGAATGCGAATGTAGAAGATGTGCTAGCTGACGCTGTTCGAAGGGGAGCTGTACCAAATGATTCTAATGCATACACCATCAACAGCCAGCCAGGAGACTTTTACCCTTGCTCTGCAAATG ACACTAGTAAGATTTTGGTCGAGGCGGGGAAAAGCTACCTACTGAGGATTGTAAACTGTGCCATGGTTATTTCATACTTCTTTAAAATTGCGCAGCACACCATGACAGTTGTGGCTGTTGATTCAGTTTATACAAAACCATATACAACCGATGTGCTAGTCGTATATCCAGGCAACACCATTGATGTTCTCATAACAGCTGACCAAAAGTCAGGGCTCTACTACATTGCCATCCGTGCATACAGCAGCGAACCATCAGGAACTGGATTTTTAAATACCACCACAACTGCAATATTACAATACACAGACAGCAGTAATTCCTTAGTCCCAGTTCTGCCCAGTCTTCCTGCATTTAATGATACAGCACTACCATTCAATTTCAAGGCAAGCCTCAGAACCCTGAAGCCCTTGGTGCCTCAGACTGTTGACGAGGAAATGTTTATAACAGAGGGTGTTGGAGTCGTAAGTTGTCCCAACAATTCATGTGCAGGTTTCAATGGCGGGAGAGTAGTTGGTAGCTTTAATAACATTTCATTTGTAAGGCCAGATATAGCTCTTTTGCAGGCCTATTTTTATGGTATAAATGGAGTGTTTACAAGAGATTTCCCTGGTAATCCTCCTCTGGCATTTGATTATACCGGGAATGTATCTAAGAGTCTTTGGCAACCCCAATTGGCGACCAAGGTAAAAGTTCTGCAATTCAATAGTACTGTGCAAATAGTGTTTCAGAACACTGCAATTGTTAACATAGAGGAGCATCCTATACACCTTCATGGCCATAATTTTTATCTTGTGGGACAAGGCTTCGGTAACTACAATCCCCAAACAGATCCTGCAACATTTAATTTGGTTGATCCTGTGATGTTAAATACATTTGGAGTTCCTACTGGTGGTTGGGCGGCAATTAGATTTACAGCCAATAACCCAG GAGTTTGGCTGATGCATTGCCATTTTGAATCACATTCAGAATTTGGATTTGATATGGTATTTCTTACCCTGGACGGGCCGGGATGTTCAGTCAAAGTGCCTCCTCCTCCTGCTGATCTACCCAAATGCTAG
- the LOC131077515 gene encoding laccase-5 isoform X2 → MAGVSLVLKLLCFLCLVFVAPWTASAALVQQKFIIGTQTVTRVCNTQTIVTVNGQYPGPTITVHEGDNLIIEVDNNCPYNITLHWHGVKQFQSGWADGPAYVTQCPIIPGNKYTYNFTITGQEGTLWWHAHITYLRATVHGALIVLPRIGNEYPFPKPEAEFPLIIGEWWNANVEDVLADAVRRGAVPNDSNAYTINSQPGDFYPCSANDTSKILVEAGKSYLLRIVNCAMVISYFFKIAQHTMTVVAVDSVYTKPYTTDVLVVYPGNTIDVLITADQKSGLYYIAIRAYSSEPSGTGFLNTTTTAILQYTDSSNSLVPVLPSLPAFNDTALPFNFKASLRTLKPLVPQTVDEEMFITEGVGVVSCPNNSCAGFNGGRVVGSFNNISFVRPDIALLQAYFYGINGVFTRDFPGNPPLAFDYTGNVSKSLWQPQLATKVKVLQFNSTVQIVFQNTAIVNIEEHPIHLHGHNFYLVGQGFGNYNPQTDPATFNLVDPVMLNTFGVPTGGWAAIRFTANNPEFGFDMVFLTLDGPGCSVKVPPPPADLPKC, encoded by the exons ATGGCAGGGGTCTCGTTAGTGCTGAAactattgtgttttctttgtttagTTTTTGTTGCACCATGGACAGCTTCTGCAGCCCTTGTCCAACAGAAATTCATT ATTGGAACACAGACTGTAACTAGAGTGTGTAACACCCAGACGATTGTAACAGTGAATGGACAGTACCCTGGCCCAACCATAACCGTTCATGAAGGAGATAATCTTATCATCGAAGTGGATAATAACTGTCCATACAATATTACATTGCATTG GCATGGAGTAAAGCAGTTTCAATCCGGGTGGGCAGATGGACCGGCCTACGTAACACAGTGTCCCATTATTCCTGGGAATAAATATACCTACAATTTTACTATCACGGGACAAGAAGGGACACTGTGGTGGCATGCACATATCACATATCTGAGAGCTACTGTGCATGGGGCATTGATTGTTTTGCCTCGCATTGGAAATGAGTATCCATTTCCCAAACCAGAAGCTGAGTTTCCTCTTATTATTG GCGAATGGTGGAATGCGAATGTAGAAGATGTGCTAGCTGACGCTGTTCGAAGGGGAGCTGTACCAAATGATTCTAATGCATACACCATCAACAGCCAGCCAGGAGACTTTTACCCTTGCTCTGCAAATG ACACTAGTAAGATTTTGGTCGAGGCGGGGAAAAGCTACCTACTGAGGATTGTAAACTGTGCCATGGTTATTTCATACTTCTTTAAAATTGCGCAGCACACCATGACAGTTGTGGCTGTTGATTCAGTTTATACAAAACCATATACAACCGATGTGCTAGTCGTATATCCAGGCAACACCATTGATGTTCTCATAACAGCTGACCAAAAGTCAGGGCTCTACTACATTGCCATCCGTGCATACAGCAGCGAACCATCAGGAACTGGATTTTTAAATACCACCACAACTGCAATATTACAATACACAGACAGCAGTAATTCCTTAGTCCCAGTTCTGCCCAGTCTTCCTGCATTTAATGATACAGCACTACCATTCAATTTCAAGGCAAGCCTCAGAACCCTGAAGCCCTTGGTGCCTCAGACTGTTGACGAGGAAATGTTTATAACAGAGGGTGTTGGAGTCGTAAGTTGTCCCAACAATTCATGTGCAGGTTTCAATGGCGGGAGAGTAGTTGGTAGCTTTAATAACATTTCATTTGTAAGGCCAGATATAGCTCTTTTGCAGGCCTATTTTTATGGTATAAATGGAGTGTTTACAAGAGATTTCCCTGGTAATCCTCCTCTGGCATTTGATTATACCGGGAATGTATCTAAGAGTCTTTGGCAACCCCAATTGGCGACCAAGGTAAAAGTTCTGCAATTCAATAGTACTGTGCAAATAGTGTTTCAGAACACTGCAATTGTTAACATAGAGGAGCATCCTATACACCTTCATGGCCATAATTTTTATCTTGTGGGACAAGGCTTCGGTAACTACAATCCCCAAACAGATCCTGCAACATTTAATTTGGTTGATCCTGTGATGTTAAATACATTTGGAGTTCCTACTGGTGGTTGGGCGGCAATTAGATTTACAGCCAATAACCCAG AATTTGGATTTGATATGGTATTTCTTACCCTGGACGGGCCGGGATGTTCAGTCAAAGTGCCTCCTCCTCCTGCTGATCTACCCAAATGCTAG